Below is a window of Mauremys mutica isolate MM-2020 ecotype Southern chromosome 11, ASM2049712v1, whole genome shotgun sequence DNA.
GGGGAGGCTGTTCCACAAACTAGTAGATCCTCTTGTGAGAAAAATTTCCCTGATTTTTCAGTATCCTCAAATGGTTCCACAAAGCCACTTTggaccccagcctgggctcctaaCCTTGCGTATTTCTTTCTCTTCTGCAGGTTGAACATGGCTGACCTGGTTCATAAAAGGGGGAAGAGGCGGGACGACAATGGGCTGGGCGGTGCTGTTGACTTCctattggccaatgccaggctggtgcttggggtgggaggtgctgcTGTGCTGGCCATCGCAACTCTGGTGGTGAAACGGGTAAGCCAGGGTTCCCTCTGGAACATGACACGTGACTAATGTCCTCTTCACTGTCAAGCTGTGACTTATGCATTGGGACTTCAGGAACTGAAGTAGCTGTCCCTTATTAACAAAAGAGCGATATTCCCAGATTGCGAAGGAATAAGACCTTGCAATGCATCCTTCCCAAAACCACCCTAACCACACCAGTGCAGCAGACCTTCCACTTGGCCGCCTCTAAGTAGTCTGATCTCGGCCTATAGAAGCCCTGCCTGTGATACCCATGTGATCAAAGATCACAAAACCTGTTGAGTGTATTTTTTTGAGGGAAGAGCATTActacaggggggaggggagagaaagtgaCTTGTCTCCATCATTCTTCCCAGCCTGGGACACTGAAATATCCCTGAACTCTGCCTATGAAGGCGATTTGGCTTTCTGTTAAAAGGAAAATAACCTTTTAGTTTcctcaacaaaaaaacccaacaacaggAGTGCAAGATGTTCTCATTTAGAACAAGGTGAATTGTTTTCAATCAAAGAGATTTAAATGATTTTGattatgttttgcatttgtactatCTAGTTATTTCCCTAAAGAGAGGTTGATTTTTCATTGACTGGTAATTGTATGTTCTTACGTTGATTTGAAATTAAATATAGCTGTTACAGTTTAGGTATATTTGGTGGTTctttttttgctaaccaggaggatacattGTGTCTAAACATTTATTTATGCAATTGTATAGCGTAACTTACATTTTTTATGTTAGAAAGTGGTGAATGATGCATTCCATCTTTAGtagattaattttttacttgtgtATTGTTGAGTCAAATTCAAATCCCATTTGGATTGAcattcaaattcaattaaaatgcacaaaaccagCATTTACATTTATTAACTAAAACTCCCTTAGGtagatctccatatattatttatctcatagagctggaagggactctgaaaggtcattgagtccagcctcctgccttcactaacaggaccaagtactgattttgccccagatccctaagtggccccctcaaggattgaactcacaatcttgggtttagcaggccaatgctcaaaccactgagctatccctccccttataACTAATTAACTGATGTATTAAACAAAAGAAGTATTAACTATAGTTAGTGACTTGAACTGATTATTTCTGGCCACTGCATCCTTCCAGATTTTAGGTCCTCTCACAGCTAGTTTTCACCCATAGAGTGAAGCTCTCCTGGTTTTTCAGCTCCAATTGGTGTTTTATCTTTGAACtaatcattgaactgaactagttgaataaactgaaataaagaaaatattttctctgagtctgtagaagaggctactgctgtcacaAGCAGTTAAGCACATCATCAAACTCTGGCTCTAGGTTCTGGGCCAGAGACTTTCATCAGTGCAGTgaattgactttttttaaaacctggtAGCAGATGTGCACTGCTTAATATTATCTAGGGTGTCTAATTTAAATGCTTATAagaagtttaggccttaacataggttgCCAGTTTTAAAtcgatttatttttaaaaaatccgtgttttcatttaaaataaggaaaatctttttttttaatccctcctGATTGAGGATAAGGAGCAAGGATTCAAAGGGCGAGGAAAGACTGTGCTGTATCTACGTGTTCACCCCTGACAGAAGCGCTCTGTGATTTGTCTAGAGTCTCTGTTTGTCTGGCGTGGAAATTCTGATTTCTTACAGTTAGACTAAGTCACAGCAAATCCCTTGTAACAGTCACAAGGGGGGAAGAAAAGCTgatctgtggctgcagctctgaaaCAAGCCCGTCAGACTGCAGAACCAGTTAATCTATGGTACATGTCCTCATGTTACCCTCTGCATGTCTAGACATGCGCCCTCCACATCCAGTGTGGGGCAGCGTGcgggggctgcagtgctgcttgcCGTCCATACTCTTTGTTCTGTAGTGCTGGCAGCTGAGCGTCTTTCGTGAGCAGTAAAAACTTacatgaaaatgaaataaaactgtTATAGAGCAATCCACTTCTGGGTGGATGGATGCTTtggcagcagagctggggtgagTCACTCGGAGATCATAGCTGATAAGAgcagtgatgcagctgtgaacCTTCATTCTTCCATTTGCTCCCACAGCTGATAGACCGAGCCACCAGCTCGCCTGACGAGGACGACACTAAGGCAGAGCAGAAGTCCATCAAGGAGAGCTGGCAAGATCTGAGCTTGATCAAGGCAGTGCCGAAGCCTCCAAAGAAGCAGAGCCGGGCAGACCTCAGCGAGTCTCTGCTGTCCCCATCTGCGACCCTTCCTGCCCAAGGTCAGGATCTGTGCTGCGTCTCCGTACTCCTAGTGTCCAAGTTCTAGACAGGGTTAAAACACCCGTCCCAGGTGTTCACTGCTGCCATCAGGCAACCTCTTGTTTTCGTACTGATTGGTGTTCCCTACGCAACACTATGCTACACGACCGTATGAGAACTCCTCCATCCTCTGGCTCCTGGGGAACTCATCCTGTCTCCTGTCGTGGGACCAGTCCTTGCCTACCCTTTCCAGCTAGCCACCCCGACTGGTTTCCGTGGGCTCCTTGCTTGGCATCGGGGTGTTACACCAATGTTAATTTGGCCCACTGTGTTCCAGCTGGCTGGCTAGTGGGTAGCTGATGGCACAGTTCACAGGTGGTTCCACATCACTTTAGCGGGCAGAAATGGTTACACTCACTGCTGAGTCTCCTTGCCATCTAGACCAGGTAGGGCATATTTTAATCCAGAAATGGGAAAGCTGGCTGGATTGTGGGAGGTTGGTCTAGACTGCTTGGAACATCAGCCAGGTAGTCGTGGTAGAAATTCAGATACTCTGCTGCATCAAGCAGACCGTGGTCCTGGAACGTGGAGCTCTTCTCATCTAGGTGCCTGTTCAAAgccagcccgtctggcagtgatTGCAAGTCACTGCTTCCGCCAATTACTTGTAGTATTGTAGCCTGGAGGagccccatcacagaccattgtacaaacacagaacagacagtGACTGCCCCCAAGAGCTTGTGTGGTGGTTTTAGTCCAGTTTTTAATGGGGCGTGGGGTGGGTGTTCCTGAATCAAAGCCACCAGGGTAGGGTGCCCTCACTGTGGCACTTGAGGGGACGTCTGTGCTGTGATAAAAGACCCATGGGCCAAGTGACTGAGGctcacggggctataaaattgcagagtAGAGGTTCAGGCTCagagaccgcccccccccccccggtggggggggggtgtcccagagcccaggcgTCTACGCTGCACGTAGTCTGAGCCCAGTCAGCCTGGCCCAAGCCAGCTGCACAACTCTTATGGCAGGCAGACGTACCCTGAGTCTCTAAAGGACCAGACtgggtcaggagacctgggtctcATTTCCAGCTTTGGCACTGAATCGATGACCCAGGGCAAGTCACAAATTCTTTCCTACTGTGGCTCCTCAGTCTGAGATATGAGGGTAATCCCTGTCCCAGCATGGTCATAGGGCTTAGTTGTGATCTCTCAGGGAAAGCATTCACTGGTACTTTGCTGGCAATCTCAGCTAAGAGGCCAAGGATTGGATGACCCTGGATATCAAGCTGAAGTCTTGATGATCCTTCCAGGTCAGGGTCGGATGCAGCTTGCGTGGGGGAACCTGGCACTGCCACTGTTTGTGCTGTTGTTGTTCTGGGTACAGATTTGGTCTCCAGTTCTGATGATGATCGTTATTTTTTGTACTTGCAGTGCCCCCTCGGGGAGCACTGACTCTAATGCATCTCTGTATTTCCTTCCCAGCCGCCGAGCCGTGTGGCCGTCCCACCTCCCCAGAGACTCCCCAAGTAGAATCCAGGACTCTGCTTTGTCTCACGTTCCAGGAGAAACTCCTCTCTTACTACAGAAACCACGTCACCATCCCGGAGACGGAGGTGGCCCTTGGTAAGCAGCTGGCAAAGGACATCTGCATTGaactgcagagcttcctgcaaaACAAGTGCCCAGAACTGCCCTTCGGCAGCATGTTCCTCAGTGGTTCCCTCTGCGATGACCTCCAGGTTGTTGCTGCCGACCACGTCTGCTTCATGCTGCCCTTGGTACTTGAAAACACGCTCTGGAGCCTCATCCCAGGAGAGGACACCATCGTAAAAGACCCCCAGTTCTGGATGATCAGGCGGACTGACATGGGGTACTTCCCTCGCGGGAGCAGCCCTTGGGACAAGTTCATAGTGGGCGGGTACCTCTCCTCCAATGTGATCAATGAGGCGCTCCATAAAATGCTGGTGGCCTCCGTCAACTGGCCTGCCATAGGCAGCATGTTGGAGTGCCTCATCAGACCCGTGATGGCTTCTGAGGAGCTGAAGTTGGAGGTTACGCATTACGAGACCCAGCTGAACATAACCCTCTGCCCAGTGACGGAAGCTGGGGGTAAGGTTCTTCTTGCCAAGCCTCCAAAAGGACTAGTGGAAAACCTCTGGCGACAAAGCTTTTATAGGTCCGAGGTCTCCAAGCTTAAAGATCTggatgctgcagactctggagccAGGCGGTGCTGCCTCAAAATTCTAAAAGGCATCTGTAAAAATCATCCCTTCTTGAGCAAACTGACTGGCAGCCACCTGACTCATGTCCTCCTCCACCTGAGTGAAACTGAATCAGACTGGGCAGAGGAAGCCCTGCCTGCGAGGTTCCAGCACATGCTTGAAGCGTTGGTTGGCTACCTGGAGACAGGCTTCCTCCCCTGCTATTTCAACAGTCAAATTAATCTCTTCTGTGAGCTGCTGGAAGAGGAGATAGATGAGATGGGGTACGCACTCTACAGTGCTGTATCTCAGCCAGACCTCTTGTTGCAGGAACATGTGGATAAATGAATTGCTAGCCTGGGAGTTCCTGATTGTAGGGTTTTTTGCGCTTCTCTGCATCCACTTCTCCAAGCTGAGTGGATTGCAAAGCTTCTCACTTCCTAGTTGCTACCAGGTGAAATCCTTGCACTTAGTGAACACAGTAGTCACTTTTTTGACCCAAGGTGCCTGAGTAAAAGGGATGGGAAATGGGATCTGGAGCCCGTCACCACCAGGTCTCGCCACTTCCAATCCAGCCCATGGCTGCAGTCACGAGAAGTCAGGTACCATCTATTGAGTGGTGAGGCCTGGGTGAAGTAAGTTTGGTCTCCGTCCTGTCCCTACCAAACTGCCATCATGGTTGTCACGGTAACATGAGGTGGCCCAGGACTGAATGGGCCCTGGAACCTGAACTTCCCCTGGTTTCTGGAGGTAGTCCCCTCCAGACCAAGACCCTCACTGGTGAGTGTGGGGAACGTTACACTGCCACTGCTTGTACTGTACCTTGGCTGTGTCTAAACTGGACTTGTCTTCAGGGCTCTCAGTCCAGCCCCTTTCACGAGCACAAAATTCACTCTGAAAGTGCCAGCTCTAAACTTATGAGGGTGGTGCTGGAACCTGCTATGTATTTGCAAACCCAGGATGTTGGCCGCATGAAGGGACAGGGCTGAGGGGCGGATCAGTTGAAACTGATTAAGCATCACAAGAAATTGCCATAGCCAATCCAGTAACGCTTTCAGTGTTACTAATGTAGCTCCCAACAGGACAAGCTAAATCTAACCGGTGTTGCTCGTTCTGTTCGTGTGAGCTCTAATACTAGGGGTTCAATATCCTGATTGAgtctttttttttatgttttaacTCTCCCTCCTTATGCACTTCAGCAGGGGCTCCACGCGGGATTAAGGGTGGTGGTGATTGAGGGGGAGAGATGGGTCCTACAGGGGGGTTTCCACAAA
It encodes the following:
- the MIEF2 gene encoding mitochondrial dynamics protein MID49; its protein translation is MADLVHKRGKRRDDNGLGGAVDFLLANARLVLGVGGAAVLAIATLVVKRLIDRATSSPDEDDTKAEQKSIKESWQDLSLIKAVPKPPKKQSRADLSESLLSPSATLPAQAAEPCGRPTSPETPQVESRTLLCLTFQEKLLSYYRNHVTIPETEVALGKQLAKDICIELQSFLQNKCPELPFGSMFLSGSLCDDLQVVAADHVCFMLPLVLENTLWSLIPGEDTIVKDPQFWMIRRTDMGYFPRGSSPWDKFIVGGYLSSNVINEALHKMLVASVNWPAIGSMLECLIRPVMASEELKLEVTHYETQLNITLCPVTEAGGKVLLAKPPKGLVENLWRQSFYRSEVSKLKDLDAADSGARRCCLKILKGICKNHPFLSKLTGSHLTHVLLHLSETESDWAEEALPARFQHMLEALVGYLETGFLPCYFNSQINLFCELLEEEIDEMGYALYSAVSQPDLLLQEHVDK